The following is a genomic window from Hyphomicrobiales bacterium.
CAGCTGATAATCCGTGGGGCGAGGGTGCAACCACGCTGGAATGGACGCTGTCTTCGCCGCCTCCGTTCCATCAGTTCGAAACCCTGCCGCGTATCACGGGTTCGAGCCACTGAGCGAGGTGGGGATGCGCGGCGGGTGTGCACCCGCCGTCGCGTGCCCGCCTTGTGATAAGTCTCGCGGACTGCCTAACGGTCCGCACCGTTGAAACCAGATGAGGTCTCAGGGCCGGCCTGTGCCGGCCCTCGGGTTTGGCAACATGGCAGTTGTGAGGGATGAGTTCGTGAAGGCCGGTGGCGCTGCAGTTTCAGGCGATACGCATGGCGCGGCGCTCTCGACGATGTCGACGGGCGAGATCCGTGATTTCGTGAGCCTGCTCAAGCCGCGGGTCATGTCGCTCGTCGTCTTCACGGCCCTGGTCGGCCTGATCGTCACACCTGGCCACGTCAATCCCGTACTCGGTTTCGTTTCCATCCTGGCGATCGCCATAGGCGCGGGCGCGTCGGGTTGCCTCAACATGTGGTGGGATGCCGATATCGACGCCGTGATGTCGCGGACCCGCGACCGGCCGATACCGGCAGGCCGTATCCTGCCGGGCGAGGCGCTGTCCTTCGGGATGATGCTGGCGGGCGGTTCGGTGGTCGTGCTGGGGCTCGCCTCCAACTGGTTCGCGGCGGCATTTCTGGCCTTCACGATCTTCTTCTACGCCGTCGTCTACTCGATGTGGCTGAAGCGCTCGACGCCCCAGAACATCGTGATTGGGGGCGCCGCGGGTGCCTTTCCGCCGATGATTGGCGAGGCGGTCGTCACAGGGCAGATCAGCCTGGACGGGCTGGCGCTCTTCCTCATCATCTTCCTCTGGACGCCGCCGCATTTCTGGGCGCTCGCGCTGGTGAAATCCGAGGACTACGCGCGGGCGGGCATCCCGATGCTGCCGAACGTGGCCGGCC
Proteins encoded in this region:
- the ctaB gene encoding Protoheme IX farnesyltransferase — encoded protein: MRSQGRPVPALGFGNMAVVRDEFVKAGGAAVSGDTHGAALSTMSTGEIRDFVSLLKPRVMSLVVFTALVGLIVTPGHVNPVLGFVSILAIAIGAGASGCLNMWWDADIDAVMSRTRDRPIPAGRILPGEALSFGMMLAGGSVVVLGLASNWFAAAFLAFTIFFYAVVYSMWLKRSTPQNIVIGGAAGAFPPMIGEAVVTGQISLDGLALFLIIFLWTPPHFWALALVKSEDYARAGIPMLPNVAGPDATRFQILLYTLILAPCGMLPFLLGFGGAAYAVIAMIGGAAMLVLAWRVYRHRVGPTATRAAYHLFAFSIFYLFLLFATLLVEHLFGFGGRANLDLPRVVELWHWVAGSLS